Proteins from a genomic interval of Niabella soli DSM 19437:
- a CDS encoding RNA polymerase sigma factor: MFNERNMVSLALKGDLRAFELLVKEYEQLVFYIVNRLVDNKTDTEDIAQEVFIKVYNNLEKFSFQSKLSTWVARIAYHTALNYIRDHKKQGRSEITEEVYFTTETPERLSEQKDILGYVHKLIEGMPVAYRSVVTLYHFNEMSYEEIRQITGMPEGTVKNYLFRARKILKEKLKSYLK; this comes from the coding sequence ATGTTTAATGAAAGAAACATGGTTTCATTGGCGCTTAAGGGCGATTTGCGGGCATTTGAACTGCTGGTAAAAGAATATGAACAGCTTGTTTTTTATATAGTGAACAGGCTGGTGGATAATAAAACGGACACTGAGGATATTGCACAGGAAGTGTTTATTAAAGTATACAATAATCTGGAAAAGTTTTCTTTTCAATCTAAATTATCAACATGGGTCGCCCGTATAGCCTACCACACAGCATTGAACTATATACGGGATCATAAAAAACAGGGGCGTTCTGAAATAACAGAGGAGGTTTATTTTACAACCGAAACTCCGGAAAGATTATCAGAGCAGAAAGATATTCTCGGGTACGTGCATAAGTTGATTGAAGGAATGCCGGTTGCCTATAGAAGTGTGGTAACCTTGTATCATTTTAATGAAATGTCCTACGAAGAAATCCGGCAGATAACCGGGATGCCCGAAGGCACTGTTAAGAACTATCTTTTCCGGGCGCGTAAAATTTTAAAGGAGAAACTTAAAAGTTACCTAAAATGA
- a CDS encoding outer membrane beta-barrel protein has product MITKKFSLLFILYCFGTTALFAQTNDSILIKGQITDSLQQPVAWATVTLTKGDTIIFTIPANATGVFSFAAKEKAGTLLTITSTACLPFSTTIPWARAESGTLNMGRIMLQQKGTALQNVTVTATKPLIKKEIDKLVYNTEMDPESKFSSVLDIMKKVPYLSVDGQENLTLKGNSSYRILINGKPSGIVDQDPKNFLKTLPASTIQSIEVYTTPPAKYDAEGLGGVINIVTTKKIGEGYKGTVNISEGFPSGGPSGGFSFTATHKKLGVELYGGGNFAENALVTNTTSRTTSGDVPTNLNVTGSNKGHNNGRYLGTQFSYESDSLQLFTAQFNLNGFNGRNNSYRSSILDQGEAILQQFILAGNSRFNNNGLDAGLNYQLGFRNDKSRLLTISYRYMQYKTNSAASNSFLEAIHYPVPDYSQYNNTTTTEHTGQVDYVQNIKKIKMEAGIKAIFRDNRSAFNTLKYDSLSDQFLNDPAQRDAFVNHQAVLSAYNTYSFTLKNWGFKAGARLEETINNIDFEATQTKVAHNYFNLVPSLAINKNYTNGTYISFGYNQRLKRPGINRLNPFVNMSDPNFISYGNPDLKPSLIHSFDLGYGSNKKQAINIGLNYAFSNNLDLKTSRYDSASKITYTTYDNSGKIAALMLNANFNLALTKALRTVINGNIGNFWIQSAVDERLAKTQQLLYSATLSNSYTFKNDWIVSASLYLYGKNLAPAQIQGTVNGYIASGFSMSKSLLKKKLSFSAYINNPFTKFRNSRTEIVSYDFIEINSNQQYFRKAGFSINYRFGKLKKDILKNKRGINNNDISN; this is encoded by the coding sequence ATGATAACAAAGAAATTTTCACTTCTTTTCATACTATACTGTTTTGGCACCACGGCTCTTTTCGCACAAACAAACGATTCTATCTTAATCAAGGGGCAGATCACTGATTCATTGCAACAACCCGTTGCCTGGGCCACCGTAACGCTTACGAAAGGAGATACTATCATTTTTACGATTCCCGCTAATGCAACCGGCGTTTTTTCATTTGCTGCAAAAGAAAAAGCGGGTACATTGCTAACCATTACGAGCACCGCTTGTTTGCCATTCTCTACAACCATTCCCTGGGCACGGGCTGAATCGGGCACCCTCAATATGGGCCGGATAATGTTGCAGCAAAAAGGAACGGCTTTGCAAAATGTAACGGTTACCGCAACGAAACCTTTAATAAAAAAAGAAATTGACAAACTGGTTTACAACACGGAGATGGATCCGGAAAGCAAGTTCAGCAGCGTACTGGATATTATGAAAAAAGTTCCTTATCTGTCGGTTGACGGCCAGGAAAACCTCACGTTAAAAGGCAACAGCAGTTACCGGATCTTAATCAATGGAAAACCCTCGGGCATTGTTGATCAGGATCCGAAGAACTTTTTAAAGACCCTGCCCGCTTCCACTATTCAAAGTATTGAAGTATATACGACGCCCCCGGCCAAATATGACGCAGAAGGATTGGGCGGGGTCATTAATATTGTTACTACCAAAAAAATAGGAGAAGGGTATAAGGGAACAGTTAACATCAGTGAAGGGTTTCCTTCCGGTGGTCCTTCCGGTGGTTTTTCTTTTACAGCCACACATAAAAAGCTGGGAGTTGAATTATACGGCGGCGGCAACTTTGCTGAAAATGCCCTGGTAACAAATACTACCAGCCGAACGACCAGTGGCGATGTGCCCACCAACCTCAATGTTACAGGAAGCAACAAGGGCCATAATAACGGCCGCTACCTGGGTACCCAATTCAGCTATGAGTCCGATTCGCTCCAATTATTCACCGCGCAGTTTAATCTAAACGGGTTCAACGGAAGAAATAACAGCTACCGCAGTTCCATATTGGATCAGGGCGAAGCAATACTGCAACAGTTTATCCTGGCAGGCAATTCCAGATTCAATAATAACGGCCTTGATGCCGGCCTCAACTACCAATTGGGATTCCGGAATGATAAATCCAGGTTGCTCACTATTTCCTACCGGTATATGCAGTACAAAACCAACAGCGCCGCCAGCAATAGTTTTCTGGAGGCGATCCATTATCCCGTTCCCGACTATAGCCAGTACAACAATACAACAACAACGGAACATACCGGCCAGGTGGATTATGTCCAGAATATAAAAAAAATAAAAATGGAAGCCGGAATAAAAGCTATTTTCCGGGACAATAGAAGTGCCTTTAACACCCTGAAATATGATTCTCTTTCCGATCAGTTTTTAAATGATCCCGCACAACGGGACGCCTTTGTGAATCATCAGGCTGTTCTTTCTGCGTACAACACCTATTCCTTTACATTAAAAAACTGGGGGTTTAAAGCCGGCGCAAGGCTGGAGGAAACCATTAATAATATTGATTTTGAGGCTACGCAAACAAAAGTGGCCCACAACTACTTTAACCTGGTTCCGTCCCTCGCCATTAATAAAAATTATACGAACGGAACCTATATCAGTTTCGGTTATAATCAACGGCTGAAACGCCCGGGTATTAATCGCCTGAACCCATTTGTAAATATGTCGGATCCTAATTTTATAAGCTACGGGAATCCCGATCTAAAACCCTCCCTGATCCATAGTTTTGACCTGGGCTACGGCAGCAATAAAAAACAAGCCATAAACATCGGCCTTAACTATGCCTTTTCCAACAACCTGGATCTGAAAACCTCCCGTTATGATTCCGCCTCAAAAATCACTTATACTACCTATGACAATTCAGGTAAAATTGCAGCCCTGATGCTCAATGCCAACTTTAATCTGGCCCTTACCAAAGCGCTGCGAACCGTTATTAACGGCAACATAGGCAATTTCTGGATCCAAAGCGCCGTTGATGAGCGGCTCGCAAAAACACAACAACTACTGTACAGCGCAACCCTCTCCAATAGTTATACCTTTAAAAATGACTGGATCGTCAGCGCCTCTTTGTACCTATATGGAAAAAACCTGGCGCCCGCACAGATACAGGGAACCGTCAATGGATATATAGCCTCCGGCTTTAGTATGAGTAAAAGCCTGCTAAAGAAAAAACTATCCTTCTCTGCATATATCAATAACCCCTTTACAAAATTCAGAAACAGTCGCACGGAAATCGTGTCATATGATTTCATTGAAATAAACAGCAACCAGCAGTATTTTAGAAAAGCGGGGTTCAGTATTAATTACCGGTTTGGAAAATTGAAAAAGGATATTCTAAAAAATAAACGGGGTATCAACAATAATGATATCTCCAATTAA
- a CDS encoding nuclear transport factor 2 family protein: MKKIIIAGFALLLYASGKAQVSDTTSLFKTMKHLDSLLFETGFNKCQVSVYDNIVSDDLEFYHDVGGITSGKAAFKASIQNNICNNSDQPKRRLVKGSMQVYPLYKNQQLYGAIQEGRHVFFILSNGQYKKSGTAKFTELWLLENNRWKLKRVLSFDHKAAQ, translated from the coding sequence ATGAAAAAGATAATCATTGCCGGGTTTGCATTATTACTTTACGCTTCCGGAAAAGCCCAGGTAAGCGACACCACCTCGCTTTTCAAAACCATGAAACACCTGGATAGCCTGTTATTTGAAACAGGTTTTAATAAATGCCAGGTAAGTGTCTACGACAATATCGTTAGCGATGACCTGGAGTTTTATCATGATGTGGGCGGCATCACTTCCGGCAAAGCCGCCTTTAAAGCATCCATACAAAATAACATCTGTAATAATTCCGATCAACCCAAACGAAGGCTGGTTAAGGGTTCTATGCAAGTGTACCCGCTTTATAAGAATCAACAACTATATGGTGCGATACAGGAAGGCCGTCATGTTTTTTTTATATTATCCAATGGACAATACAAAAAATCGGGCACCGCTAAATTCACGGAACTATGGTTACTGGAAAATAACAGATGGAAATTAAAACGGGTATTGAGTTTTGATCATAAAGCGGCGCAATAA
- a CDS encoding Gfo/Idh/MocA family protein, whose protein sequence is MNSRRKFITNASLLTFGGWALQSFNTKNFSRGNIAAADQINIGAIGINGMGWSDTLSMLKNAGVNLVALCDVDKNVLNKRMAELSKKNIDTAKIKTYGDYRALLDRKDIDAVIIGTPDHWHALIMIHALQAGKDVYVEKPVGNSIQECRTMVAAQEKYNKVVQAGQWQRSQQHFRDAIDFVHSGQLGNIRTVKVCCYQGWMKPGPKVADSAPPAGVDYKQWLGPAKTRPFNSSRFHFNFRWFWDYAGGLMTDWGVHLIDYAIFGMNAPVPKTVSALGGDFAYPDLYQETPDTLTALYEFDNFNLVWDHAMGIDNGNFGRDHSIAFIGNNGTLELDRGGWEVIEEKRSDKKVSVARKSPTDNGLDKHTENFIKVVRSRKLNDLNCSIQTGAHIATVCQMGNIAFRSGQKVVWDKNKKQFTNNGLNAKYMMASYNNGYQLPKI, encoded by the coding sequence ATGAACTCAAGAAGAAAATTCATTACCAATGCCTCATTGCTGACATTCGGCGGATGGGCCTTACAGTCCTTTAATACAAAAAACTTTTCACGCGGTAATATCGCTGCCGCGGACCAGATCAATATCGGCGCCATCGGCATTAACGGCATGGGTTGGTCAGATACATTATCTATGCTCAAAAATGCAGGAGTAAACCTGGTGGCGCTTTGCGATGTGGACAAAAACGTATTGAACAAACGCATGGCGGAGCTTTCAAAAAAGAATATCGATACGGCTAAAATAAAAACCTATGGCGACTATCGCGCCTTGCTGGATCGCAAGGATATTGATGCGGTGATCATTGGCACACCGGACCACTGGCACGCCCTCATCATGATCCACGCCCTGCAGGCCGGAAAAGACGTGTATGTTGAAAAGCCCGTGGGTAATTCTATTCAGGAATGCAGGACCATGGTGGCTGCGCAGGAAAAATACAATAAAGTGGTGCAGGCAGGCCAATGGCAGCGCAGCCAGCAGCATTTTCGCGATGCGATCGATTTTGTGCATTCCGGTCAGTTGGGCAACATCAGGACGGTAAAGGTTTGTTGCTACCAGGGCTGGATGAAGCCCGGGCCCAAAGTGGCAGACAGTGCGCCACCTGCCGGTGTGGATTACAAACAATGGCTGGGGCCCGCCAAAACCCGGCCCTTCAACAGCAGCCGGTTCCATTTTAATTTTCGCTGGTTCTGGGACTATGCCGGCGGGTTAATGACCGACTGGGGCGTGCACCTGATCGATTATGCCATTTTTGGTATGAACGCCCCCGTCCCCAAAACCGTTTCTGCTTTAGGTGGTGATTTTGCTTACCCCGATCTGTACCAGGAAACACCGGACACCCTTACTGCACTTTATGAATTCGACAATTTTAACCTGGTTTGGGATCATGCCATGGGCATCGATAACGGCAATTTTGGAAGAGACCACAGCATCGCCTTTATAGGCAATAATGGCACCCTGGAACTGGACCGCGGCGGCTGGGAGGTGATCGAAGAAAAGCGCAGCGACAAAAAAGTAAGCGTCGCCCGCAAAAGCCCTACCGACAACGGGCTGGATAAACACACAGAAAATTTTATTAAAGTAGTGCGCTCGCGCAAACTAAACGATCTGAACTGCTCCATACAAACCGGCGCCCATATCGCCACCGTTTGCCAGATGGGCAATATTGCCTTCCGCAGCGGCCAGAAAGTGGTTTGGGATAAAAACAAAAAGCAGTTTACCAACAACGGGTTGAACGCAAAATACATGATGGCTTCCTATAATAACGGGTATCAGCTACCGAAGATTTAG
- a CDS encoding TlpA disulfide reductase family protein, whose translation MKTLLSIITLSVFCAGAFAQQHVTIHGKTKLLSNCRKVKISGLPDALIKPDGSFEVSGNIKEPGIALIMTDSSGASSIWLESGVYTLECKEIKMKDIQSVLMRTSKLIGPLDAMIYNDYGNAAYRGFGTYDPEDEKIPEPRIITEEQKVAIREKQKALAFHYVDSIIKKYPESKVLPNIIRTSKYYTGDEGTKALIAKLSSAQQATEEIQRLLKGLQRNSIIAKEGGFEKFSMKTADGKDFRLSDVKNKKLILIDFWASDCGPCRITHPRLIELYKKYADRGLEIVSVSLDNDREKWLEAIKEDKISHWINVSDLKNWESPLAKKYAVSFIPFRFLLDGNYNVLSHDDDGQIWVTAGTIEQEIKKQGW comes from the coding sequence ATGAAGACGTTGTTATCAATAATTACCCTCTCTGTTTTTTGCGCCGGCGCTTTTGCCCAGCAGCACGTTACTATTCATGGCAAAACAAAGCTGCTAAGCAATTGTAGGAAAGTTAAGATTTCCGGCCTTCCCGATGCCCTTATAAAACCTGATGGCAGCTTTGAAGTAAGTGGCAATATAAAGGAACCGGGTATTGCATTAATAATGACCGATAGCTCGGGCGCCAGCAGCATCTGGCTGGAAAGCGGAGTATATACACTGGAGTGTAAGGAAATAAAAATGAAGGACATTCAATCCGTTTTAATGCGCACATCAAAACTAATAGGACCATTGGATGCAATGATCTATAACGATTATGGAAATGCAGCCTATAGGGGTTTTGGCACGTATGACCCTGAAGATGAAAAAATTCCTGAACCCCGAATAATAACCGAAGAGCAGAAAGTGGCTATTAGGGAAAAGCAAAAAGCGCTGGCATTCCACTATGTTGACAGCATTATAAAAAAATACCCGGAATCCAAAGTATTGCCGAATATTATTCGCACTTCAAAATACTATACCGGGGATGAGGGAACAAAGGCTCTGATAGCAAAACTTTCGTCTGCCCAACAGGCAACCGAAGAAATACAACGACTTTTAAAAGGATTGCAGCGAAACAGTATTATTGCTAAAGAAGGAGGCTTTGAAAAGTTTTCAATGAAAACCGCTGATGGGAAAGACTTCCGGCTCTCTGATGTTAAAAATAAAAAACTGATCTTGATTGACTTTTGGGCAAGTGATTGCGGCCCATGCAGAATCACGCATCCGCGTCTAATAGAGCTGTATAAAAAATATGCAGACCGAGGTTTAGAAATAGTAAGTGTTTCGCTTGACAACGACCGCGAAAAATGGCTGGAGGCGATCAAAGAAGATAAAATTAGCCATTGGATCAACGTCTCTGATTTAAAAAATTGGGAAAGCCCCCTGGCAAAAAAATATGCGGTATCCTTTATTCCCTTCCGGTTTTTGCTGGATGGAAATTATAACGTGCTGAGCCATGATGATGATGGTCAGATATGGGTAACAGCGGGAACCATAGAACAGGAAATAAAGAAGCAGGGGTGGTAA
- a CDS encoding LytR/AlgR family response regulator transcription factor produces MTRAVIIDDEVNNIDNLDGLLKKYCTEVVIAGTAMNADNGASLITSVNPDLVFLDIQMPGKSGFQMLEALGENNFEIILITAFDQYGIQAIKFSAVDYLLKPINIKELQLAVEKATERIKTKKHNKELDNLLALIRNRDERTAHKLALPALKETRFVYPREIIRCESSNAYTTFYLSGGEKIMVSRPIYEYEELLADFGFLRCHQSHLVNKAYIKSWARGDGGYLVFENGDEIPVSKSKKEYVANVLIYLK; encoded by the coding sequence ATGACACGTGCCGTAATTATAGATGACGAAGTAAATAATATCGACAACCTTGATGGACTATTAAAAAAGTATTGTACTGAGGTAGTGATTGCCGGTACTGCAATGAATGCCGATAATGGCGCCTCACTGATAACATCAGTGAACCCCGACCTGGTGTTCCTGGATATTCAAATGCCGGGTAAAAGTGGATTTCAGATGCTGGAAGCACTCGGTGAAAATAATTTTGAGATCATACTGATCACAGCTTTTGACCAGTATGGCATACAAGCCATAAAATTTTCAGCAGTTGATTATTTATTAAAGCCCATTAATATTAAAGAGTTGCAATTGGCAGTTGAAAAAGCCACAGAAAGAATAAAAACAAAGAAACATAACAAGGAGCTTGACAACCTGCTGGCTCTTATCAGAAACCGGGATGAAAGAACGGCTCATAAACTTGCACTGCCCGCTTTAAAAGAAACACGGTTTGTATATCCGCGTGAGATCATCCGTTGTGAATCGTCTAACGCATACACTACCTTTTATCTTTCAGGCGGAGAAAAGATTATGGTTTCCAGACCTATTTATGAATACGAAGAATTATTGGCAGACTTTGGATTTCTGCGTTGTCACCAATCCCATCTGGTGAACAAAGCGTATATCAAAAGTTGGGCAAGAGGTGATGGCGGTTATCTGGTCTTTGAAAATGGTGATGAGATCCCTGTTTCAAAAAGCAAAAAAGAATATGTTGCAAATGTTTTAATATATCTGAAATAA